The segment CCATATTTATCACTTAAAAAATATGTGTCCATAGACATATAATTCATAGTAAAAACGTatatgaaaattatatttaaaaaaaagcaaggttctttttttattattgaagaagcctaattttacataaaaatacttgaaaaaaaaaggtttaaatccTTAAGTCCCAATTAACGTGCCACAAAAAGAGCTAATGGTTATGTCCTATGTTAGCGATTAAAAATTTGAAAACTGCTGAACTGATTACATTCGCGTTGCTCTTTTTGGTGTTTTGTTGCTTTTAGTTACAAttactaaactaaactaattaGTTTTACACTGTGGAACCTAAGGAAGTTTCATACTGTAACTTACATTTACACCTGCTTTCATTTTTGATTTTCGAGTATTACATGTGAGCAGAATCTCAGGATGAAGTGTCTTGCATTTGCTCTCTTAAAAACAGCTTTTGGAAGTACATGCTTTTCATAAACACTTATCTTTTTATCCTCTGAAGACTTTCAAATCTTTTTCAAATTCCCTGTGTAGACTTCATCACTGCAGAATAGACCCCAATATGTGAAATACTAattaaactatataaaataCCCTGCATATACAAAAAGCATATAAATAATACTTAACagaaattatgaaatattaCTAGTACTGGAAAAACTAAATTAcctttttaagtaaattttttgtTGATTACTAAAAATCATGAAGCAGTGTTTCAGAGGTGAAATTAGTTTAATGGAATTCCAGAGCAGCACATTTACTCTTTTTACCTCATTTTTTCAGGACGATGAGTTCACCAACCTGTACACACTGATCCTGCGGCCCGACCAGACTTACGAAGTAAAAATCAACAATGAGAAAGTGGAGTCTGGCTCTCTGGAGGAGGACTGGGACCTCCTTCCTCCCAAAAAGATCAAGGATCCGGAGGCAAAGAAGCCAGAGGACTGGGACGACCGCGCTAAAATCGATGATCCTGAGGACACAAAACCAGAGGTTAGTCTTAGCCACAAGCACTTTGGACAAGTCGAACAAACTGTATTCATAAAGCTTTTTTACTACGTTTCTAGTTGTTTCATAAATACTTCTCtcacatttcaaacattttcaaatgcaaaaaaaaataaaaatacgaGTGTGTTTTGGTTAGTGTGCGCATCATGTAAGCCATTTTACATATTGGCACAAAAGGTGCTCTGACCACTCATTTGTTACCCAACGCTGTAGGCTTTACTGGCTAACAATCTGAGATCAAAAGTCTCAAAACCAAAAGTCCAGGGGTGGATCCTTATGCAATTCCTGCTATAACTCTAAACCCTAACCAACATAATGCTGTACAACATGAAGCAACAAACACACTCAAGTGATCCAATTTAACTCCATCCCAGGGTGAAGGAGCTTGATTAGGTTTGGCGCTACCAGAAAGGCTTTTTGTCCAGCAGCAAGGGGTCCTTGAAGCTGATCAAAATTCAAgggattgtttaaaaaatacagccATTTTTATAATAAGTTAGCtgcataaaatataaagtttttttttaatcttaaccCTGCCTGCTCCATATTGTTTGTGCCAGGAATGGGATAAACCTGAGAACATTCCTGATCCTGATGCGAAGAAGCCTGATGACTGGGATGAAGACATGGACGGCGAGTGGGAGCCACCAATGATCCCTAATCCAGAATACAAGGTACATTGTGTAGCCCGTAGGgcttttattaataattgcatTAGTTCCATGTTTCCTCCATTGTAGCATCTTTAGTAAGACttgtttaaaatacaattttaaaatggttTTGCAGATATGCCAGCAAAAGAATATTTATATGtctacatttttaaatcagtgtCAGTTTTTGATGccattggtgtttttttttaattaggaaCACAACTGATGATTTGGGATCCCAACAGGAAACATTCCTTATTAGGGCCAAGAACGTATAACTGAACCTAAATTAACTGTGTTTGAACCTAAGATGTACAGGCTTGAGTGCTATACAGCAATACAAAGCCGTTCTCCTGAGAGACTTAGACACTTTGTGTGTCTCAAGTAACGGGCATCTGGGAGTTGGGCACATATGTGCCGAAATAATTGAAGTTCCTCTGGGGTCCCAGACGTCTCTTTATAAACAGATATCCAGTTGTCATATTTTGTTATGAGCCATGAATGGTTGATGTCAGGCTGTCTTGTCTTGTTTGAAGTTCTCAAAGGGAAAAATAAACCGCAAGagacttttgtgtgtgtttgtgtgtataatgtggTTAATGTGGGTTAAAATAAAACCATGGCTGCTGATGAACAGATACAGCATCTAACTGCTTTTACTGAGCTGAGGGTAGATAAAGTTTGCCTGTTTAAATAATGGGCAGATTTATCCCCTTGGGAGATATAAAATGAGGGCAAATTAGTTCAAATGATGGAGATTTGAAATAAGTATAGTGATGTATATCTACTGATGTAAATGCTGacatcactcttttttttttttctaagtgtgcTGAATGTGGGCTAAAAGtgtaatgtttaaatgaaaaaaatattgctaATACAATGTATACATCAGAGCCACGCTAATCTTATAACTTCTATCATACCTTTTTATAAATAAGGAATACAACAATAGAGAAATTATATaactggaaaataatcaataatgcaATAACACAAAATACAAGAACACTACCCTATAGAGGGTGcactctgccttgtgccctgaatTGTTTTGGATAGGCTCATGTGTTGTCATGGTTGAGTTGTTAAACCAGAAATTAATCTCATGAATCactatttattttcagtttccTTTGTTTACCGTAGAGCTGACAAATCCCTACTGTTTTGACTAACACCactttattgatatttttttttggccactTTTAGGGTGAATGGAAACCTAAACAGATTGATAACCCCAACTACAAAGGAACATGGGTGCATCCTGAGATTGACAACCCAGATTACACTCCGGATAACTCAATTTACAAATATGACAGCATTGGAGTTATTGGATTAGACCTGTGGCAGGTATGCATAGGCAATTGATAGGCAAAAAATACAAGCCATAAAACTCATGAAAATATATCAGTTGctcttttataaatttataacataaaaattatGCAGTGATGACGCTGTTTCTATAAAGATATTGTATTGCATGTATAGGTGAAATCTGGTACCATCTTTGATAACTTCCTAATCACCGATGATGTTAAGGAGGCAGAGGATTTTGGCAAAGAAACATGGGGAGAAACAAAGGTACATTTATTGCCGCAAGTCATGACGTTTAAGaatttgtgtattgtttttgcACTAATATTTATAATGGTCACATGATCTCAGGGTCCAGAGAAGAAGATGAAAGATAAGCAAGAAGATGAGGAGAGGAagcagagagaagaggaagagaaGAACAAGAAGGAAAGTGAAGGTGATGAGGAAGAACCAGAAGAGGAACCagaagaggaggaggtggaATCTCCAGAGGAGCCGAATCCACTAGACaaggaagatgatgatgaagatacACCTGCTAAAGACGAATTGTAGACGAAGATCATCCGTGTGCATTTTAGGAGAACCTACTGAACCTCCCCCACTCAGTGAAGTCCTTTCTGTGGGCTTTAACTACTCAACCAGGACAATAGAGTAAGGGTGTGATGtggttttatttcagttcagtTGGTGAGGAGTGTTTTCCCACCGCTGCGCCCCTGTTTTTAATCATAAATTAATCCCATGAGATATTAGTCATGCCctggatatttttttctacTGCTGCTACCTGGCTTCTCCAAATCCCACCCAAAATCACATAAACCTAAATTAGATGAAGTTTGGATTATTGCCATCATGTCTTGAGGGGAAATAATGAATCATTTTTAGgttatttgcactttttttttaaataaatgattttcttAAACCATTGCCTGACTTACATCTGTCATTTATTACATACAAACATTGTAGCTCATTTTATTTAGTCGAAAAGCTTAGGCTAGTTTCATGTGCAGCATTTCTATATTTTTGCACTGGAGCTACTAGGCTATTGCTAACAAATTTTCTTAAATCTGTATACGCATAAATTACCTTGTTTAAAGTAtggccacagtgctaaacaccATGCCACCTCATAAGTGGACTAACTATGGCAGATATTTCTCTAGGGCTCAGTTTGTGTGCCCTACAATGGTGTTAAATATGTGTCATCTAGGCTGTGCTCCCAACTCATGGATAAAGCATTCATTGTAAATTGGTGTACTTATTCAAGAGGATATTTGGTATTCTGGATATAAACAAATGTTATATAGTATCTATGTTGGGCTGTACATGGACACGTTTTGCGTTACTCTAAAAGCGGTAAGGGATTTGTGTGGACTTGTTTACTTAACATCACGAGCACTTTAACGTCATCGGAACAAATTGATTTCAGTTTGAATTATACCAATAGACTAAGTACACGATATGATAGACTACATTTTAGTATTAGATCTTAACAATCAATTTGAAGCCAATTGCTAAGCTGGCGCTTTCTGACAGGTCTCTGGTTACGTCTGTACACTTGAACTACCGTACTAAACAGTATCCTGTGATATTGTATGTGGCATGCTATTCTGGCATACTATTTAGTGGGCTAGTATGTTGATTCCGATATTGCGGTTGTCTCTGGCGGCCAGCAGGTGGCGCTGCACCACGTCGCCGTTTCACACACCGAAGAAAGCTGAGTCACATCTAAATGCCGCGGCTGCTGCTAACGCATACAGCGAAGGAGAGAGAAtttctgtgtttatttcttcTCGCTATTATTGAACCATGTTGACGATTACGCTGAAAACTCTACAacagcaaacatttaaaatagaaatagacgAAGAGCTGACGGTAAGTATAAGTTAGCTACCATTGTTCGAGTAAAATTTTTTTAGTGAGGCGTCTGGAAAAACAAGGGCCCTTAAAATTCCTGTTTTAAACTCGAGAGACATTAAATTGACATCCTGTATTAATAAAGTCAATGGAAATGCTGCTTTGTATTATTACTAACACACTAACTTTTGTACTCAGGAATGACCACGCACCATTATTGACACTAGACCAGGCTCCGTTAGAGGCGGAATTACAAATGACTTGCTAATGCACATGTAGTGCACACTACAGAGTGTTTAGAACGCTTTAACATCATATCCCGTATAGTGCACCAATACAGGAAGTAAAGAGATGTTTAGGATTAAGCCGTTGTAATGCCGTAACTGTTgaggcatgtgtgtgtatttagctGCTTTATAAAGCCACTcgttaaacataaaaaaaggccTATAAGTAAGATGAAAAGTTCATAAAACATtgtatgttatttatttctaataacgatataaataataaaggttTTCTTACACAGAAGCTCTCTCGTACAAATCTCAGACGGTTTTCGTGAGCAGACATTACAGAAGGATGAGATAATTATGTTGGTTACGTTAAGCTTATATGATTTAACGCCATTACGTCACACTAGttcaataaaaaacacaatatatagATAAGTTACAGTCTTACCCCGGATGTAATCAGTTACTTAGGTAATTTGGTTTGTGaagtttgtttaattgattttgtGTTGGAGAGACAGGACTAGTGTAAGTTAGCTCACAATTGGCTGTGTCTGTTACTGCACTGAACAGCTGATCATGTAATGTCAACACATACACCACTTCACTGTTCAGTCTATATTGCTCTGCTTCATTGCACCATCcctaatttatttatcattGCACTATTTTATATTACACCCATATTTattctgcatatactgtatcatacagACATTCATATATGTATAGttaatatatgtatatcttatatgtattatatgtattCATATATGTATATCTTCTTGACCTgtcttatttacagtacagtgtttgCCAATTTATACGGTATATATCCCTATATACTGTACGATATCCTTATTATCTACATGAATCACTCTCGCTCCCTGTACATACTCCCATTTACCACATtggtttttattgtaaataggccaccTATGCACTTTTGGTTAAATGCTAACTGCATTTTATTggctttgtacatgtactttgcacaataacaataaagatgaatccaatctaatctaaaaaaaaagggggggggggcttaGGGCCACCAGTTTAGCACTTTGCATCATAAGTTTGATATAATTATAAGATATGATATAATTATAAGATTATATCGAGATATTATTGTTCATATATTCACATGTAATAATTTAGGCATGAAGTTTGCATTATGTTAAACAGGCAGCCGTAATAAAACCTAAAGAGGCAAATGCCAGAAATAAAACATGTCTtggctaaattaaaaaaacagtaatgtaTTAATTTGATTTCTGACAAAACTATGcctttataatcattttaatttaactaaCTGTTAATAAATATTTGCGTTGCTGCTTGCTTTAATGTTTCAGGTACGAGCTCTTAAAGAGAAGATTGAATCTGAAAAGGGGCAGGATGCTTATCCTATAGCTGGACAGAAGCTCATCTATGCAGGTCAGAGACCCAtctttttgtgtcatttttggAAACTTTACATTTGTCCTAAGTCATGGCTTTTTATTTGACTGTGAGTGTTGAATGTCCTTGCATTTAAGTTTCTGTTGATTGTgtaattgatttaatttatttattcattagtttttttgcatttttgtcacTGATTGTGTAAGtgatttgctttgtttagcttgATTTggttaattacttttttttttaaatcattttactaATTTTAGGTAAAATCTTGAATGATGACATACCTTTAAAAGAATACAAAATAGAAGAGAAGAACTTTGTTGTGGTCATGGTAACTAAGGTAGGCCTTTTTCAGGTTGATATATGTTGATATATAttaatatgcacacacacacacacacacacacacacacacacacgcacacagtttCCCTATTGGATCGCTCACTCTATATAAAACAGGcagtaaatattaatacaacacactgttgtattaaattaaaacacaaatgcaATAACTTTCACCACTTCTTGCAAAGTTTTGTGCCACACTGTATAAACAGAAAGTTCTTTCAGTGCAGTGTCCTGATTCACCAGAGTAATACTCTGTTCAGTCACTAGGTGGTCCCCTGtagcagagaaaaaaatgacTGCAAGTCATTGTGGTTAACTCAGCTGAAGCTATTGATAAATCTTTCATATCTTTATTTATCAATCATTACACTTGATTTCATACTCAACAATACTGTCAGTACCAGTAATGTTCAGAATTCCACATGAGAGCCAAATGCTCTAGAGGTTCATACTATTTATGGTTCTAGACTACTTGCCTACTGAACTACTTATCCATTGATTAAGGATGATTGCTTGCTAGCTGCCTTTACCACGATTTTGAACAAAGCTGTTTTATATCTCTGCAGCCAAAACCAGCAGCTTCTCCTGTGGTTGCTATTTCTCTCCCTGACCTTTCACCTCAGCCACTTTCTATACCCGCTCCTCCACCATCTGCCCCAGCAGCTCCAGAAATTACCCCAACCCCCACACCCACCTCTGCAACTACTCCTGTACACACTACTACAACTGCTCCAGCACCCACAATTACCCCAACAACTGTCCCTGAATCCACGGTCAACCCTACAACTGCCCCTGCACCCATAATCACTCCTGCTTCTGCCCCAGCACCTGCACTCACACCTGCACTCACACCTGCACCCACTCTTGTTGAACCAGCACAGTCTGTGGAGCCTCCCACTCCTCCGGTCTCAGCACTCCCTACTGCTGCTCCTGCTGCTGCCCCTACTTCTGTCCCTGCTTCTGTCCCTGCTTCTGTCCCTGCTTCTGTCCCTGCTGCTATCCCTGCTTCTGCCACTGCTGCCAGTGTGGAATTGGTGAAGACAGAGTGCTCAAGCACAGAGGGTGCATCTGCAGATGAGCCGCAGAGAGCTGAACCAGAGCAGCCATCAAACCCCACTGCTGCTCTCTCAGCTGCCAGGTATGAACtatgaattaaatgtaaaaaaaaaaaatccacattgataatgaaaaagctttttaaagtttatgttgtattaaaaaatatttgagttTAATCTTTTgcctaaaactttttaaatcattatgCTAGTTTATTTTAACGAGTTGGTTTCCTATATGACTCATACTCTTATTAAACTATCTTCTAATTTGGCCTAAGCACCATCTCTATTTAAACTGTGTGATACAGCAACACTCCAGTTCTTTTGTCAGTAATGTCTGTATAACCTCCACATCTGTCCACTGTAAAGCCAAGCTAAGTCTGTGCTGATACTGCACAGTGGAACTGCATCTGATAGCTGCTTGGCAATTATGGTCTTTGGTTTCGCATTTACTTTCTCCACTTTCTCATACTGGAGATCTTATTATTATGCTGTTGAATATTTTTTGAAAAGTTAAGAGtgcccaaaaaaaattattgttcttTCGTTTTCATTCCTGATCATTATCACTTATGGTTGAaactgcttgtttgtttttttgttttcattttaaatgccCCTGTCACTGTGTCAGACATAACTGTGTAGCTTCAGTgtgacacacaaaaaataaggaCAATAAGTAACAGCACTAACCAAGGCATAAGTATGTCAGTATAAACATGCCTCATGTGTTGTAGagtaaacattttcttttatccCTTTAATTTGCACTGTGATATAACATATTAGGTGCGAAGTAAGGCTTGTAGTGCAATTAAAAGGTGATAAAGTTTATGTTGCTGAACTTCAAATtagattcttttttatttccactATAGCATTATGGATGAATTGGGCCTTCTGGAGGAAGCAGCATCAATACTTGGTATGCAAAGTGATTTTTTCAGTTTGGTAATTACAGAAAGATTATGAATACCGCTCTGACCTGTTGAATCATGTTTGATCATGTTGATTAGTCACAGGACAGGCATATGAGAATTTGGTGACAGAGATCATGTCCATGGGATATGAAAGGGAGCAGGTTGTCGCCGCCTTGAGAGCGAGCTACAACAATCCTGATCGAGCGGTGGAATACCTGCTCATGGTGAGAAACGCATCTTGTTTGGTGTGTCTTTAATGCTTAATTAGGTTGTTAAATAATTGTATCctttataccacagcactgttgaattctcaaatctgatttatCAGTAGGTGTTGTTAATTGTTTACAACACAACAGCTTTTATACCAGTTTATATTAAGGCACTGTTACGTGACCAGTTCTTTCCTCATAGCTCTGCAAGCCACATGACCTGGAAGCATACTTTACTGATTACGGCCACTCGTCTTGTTTTtccttaattaatattattacttaaGCTCTGGTTTTTGTGTGTCTTGTTGACAAGCTCTTCATGTGTGCTGTTTTGTTTAGCTCCTTGCACAGTGGTTTTGTATGTCTCATGTCACGGTCTTCTAGCTCTCACTTAGGATTCCTGCTTTAATTTAGTTTGTTTTGCAACAATTTGTGTAAAATTCCtaattgcttatttatttttgtttgtttatgtgtttatagGTAAAATTGTACATGTAACAAGaattacaattttatatttatttaggttCGAGTATTAGTGGTTTATTTGTCTTTAAGACATAATTACAGTTTTGTTATTCCATGAAATGAGCCTTGGGGTCTTCAGAGAAAAAACAGATGGCACTAAAACCTCTGTAGTACCATTGtggtgatattattatttaaaaataaaaaaaaaataattaattaaaaagtgaataaatCAAATAGTGCATATGTGTAGAATGTATGCTAAATGGATTTCTATGCAGCACATTAGCAAGAGTGACatgaaacaaagtaaaataaatgcagattaaaTTGGGTTGTTAGATGACACACCCTGCGtgggattggtaccctgtccaggctgtactctgccttgtgccctaagcctcctgggataggctctaggtcccGGCGACCCtaagtacaggataaagcggtatagaagatgagtgggTGAGATGAGTGATGACACAGCTTGATATAAACTAACCTATTGTATTAAAGGAAACCTTTGTTCAGTTCTCTACCCTGTCTTCAGCTAAAAAAATCTGACTTTAACAAATCAGAATTTTGATACAAAGCCAGTTAGTTGTTCAGCCCCATTCGAAGGCCCCTTTTCCGACACAAATATGTCACCATTTCCATAATAACAGTTTAAGATAATCTAAGACTAATAGTAAATaggttaatatatttatttaataaagaatcaATCTGTTAAAATCtgttataatatactgtaactgataacaactacagtggggcaaaaagtatttagtcagccaccaattgtgcaagttttccTACTTAAAACGATAAGattaattttcatcataggtatacatcaactataagagacaaaataagaaaaaaaattccagaaaatcacattgtaggattggTAATTGGTAAATTCATTGGTAAattaagtatttggtcacctacaaacaagcaagatttctggctcttacagacctgtaacttctttaagaggctcctctgtcctccattcGTTACCTGgaattaatggcatctgttatcagtataaaagacacctatccacaacctcaaacaggcatgctccaaactccactatggccaagaccaaaaagctgtcaaagaacaccagaaacaaaattgtggagctgggaccaaagtaacaggCTAACAAGTAAAAGCTactatcagtaacacactgtgccaccagggactcaaatcctgcattGACAGACATGTCCCCCTgtttaagccagtacatgtccaggcccgtctgaagtttggatgatccagaagaggattgggagaatgtcatatggtcagataaaaccaaaatagaacattttggtaaaaataaacacacctagctagagtggcctagccagtctcagtctccagatctcagccccatagaaaatctttagagggagttgaaagtctgtgttgcccagcgacagccccaaaacatcactgctctagaggagatctgcatgaaggaatgggccaaaataccagcaacagtgtgtaaaaaccttACAGAAAAGGTTTGACCTCTGTTATTGTCAAccaagggtatataacaaagtactgagagatgaaattttgt is part of the Clarias gariepinus isolate MV-2021 ecotype Netherlands chromosome 15, CGAR_prim_01v2, whole genome shotgun sequence genome and harbors:
- the calr3a gene encoding calreticulin 3a: MRISLALFAAFAVGITVDATVYFKEQFLDGDGYKSRWLESKHKSDYGQWKLSAGKFYGDAELDKGLQTSQDARFYALSSRFDSFSNEGKTLVIQFSVKHEQKIDCGGGYVKIFPADLDQADMHGESQYHIMFGPDICGYSTKKVHVILHYKGQNHLIKKDIRCKDDEFTNLYTLILRPDQTYEVKINNEKVESGSLEEDWDLLPPKKIKDPEAKKPEDWDDRAKIDDPEDTKPEEWDKPENIPDPDAKKPDDWDEDMDGEWEPPMIPNPEYKGEWKPKQIDNPNYKGTWVHPEIDNPDYTPDNSIYKYDSIGVIGLDLWQVKSGTIFDNFLITDDVKEAEDFGKETWGETKGPEKKMKDKQEDEERKQREEEEKNKKESEGDEEEPEEEPEEEEVESPEEPNPLDKEDDDEDTPAKDEL
- the rad23ab gene encoding RAD23 homolog A, nucleotide excision repair protein b; the encoded protein is MLTITLKTLQQQTFKIEIDEELTVRALKEKIESEKGQDAYPIAGQKLIYAGKILNDDIPLKEYKIEEKNFVVVMVTKPKPAASPVVAISLPDLSPQPLSIPAPPPSAPAAPEITPTPTPTSATTPVHTTTTAPAPTITPTTVPESTVNPTTAPAPIITPASAPAPALTPALTPAPTLVEPAQSVEPPTPPVSALPTAAPAAAPTSVPASVPASVPASVPAAIPASATAASVELVKTECSSTEGASADEPQRAEPEQPSNPTAALSAASIMDELGLLEEAASILVTGQAYENLVTEIMSMGYEREQVVAALRASYNNPDRAVEYLLMGIPAETEQPAQEPVPVQQPAAETERPHPPPAATGATPSQAPPTSANPLEFLRNQPQFHQMRQIIQQNPALLPALLQQLGRDNPQLLQQITQHQERFVQMLNEPLGGEAEAAEAQGAAHTNYIQVTQQEKEAIERLKALGFPEGLVIQAYFACEKNENLAANFLLQQTFDDE